One segment of Stappia sp. 28M-7 DNA contains the following:
- the iolB gene encoding 5-deoxy-glucuronate isomerase produces the protein MADLLVKPKGKHGKVHDITPQSAGWSYVGFTLYRLAPGESASEATGDREAILVLVEGRAELSAGGVSFGERGERMSVFERKPPHCLYVPNGSSWEAKATTELTLAVCTAPGSGGHEAGMIENIGFEERGKGTNTRYIHPIAMEDKDVADSLLVTEVFTPQGHWSSYPPHRHDEDNYPDMTYLEETYYHRLDPATGFGIQRVFTEDGSLDETMAVSDGDVVLVPKGHHPCGAPYGYQMYYLNVMAGPLRKWRFKNHPDHDWIAQRDAKT, from the coding sequence AACCAAAGGGCAAGCACGGCAAGGTGCACGATATCACGCCGCAGAGCGCCGGCTGGTCCTATGTGGGTTTCACGCTCTACCGGCTGGCGCCGGGCGAGAGCGCGAGCGAGGCGACGGGCGACCGCGAAGCGATCCTGGTGCTGGTCGAGGGGCGGGCCGAGCTGAGCGCCGGTGGGGTCTCCTTCGGCGAGCGGGGCGAGCGCATGAGCGTCTTCGAGCGCAAGCCGCCGCATTGCCTTTACGTGCCGAACGGCTCGTCCTGGGAAGCGAAGGCGACGACCGAGCTGACGCTGGCCGTGTGCACCGCGCCGGGTAGCGGCGGGCACGAAGCCGGGATGATCGAAAACATCGGTTTCGAGGAGCGCGGCAAGGGCACCAATACCCGCTACATCCATCCCATCGCGATGGAGGACAAGGACGTCGCCGACAGCCTGCTGGTGACGGAGGTTTTCACGCCGCAGGGCCATTGGTCGTCCTATCCGCCGCATCGGCACGACGAGGACAACTACCCCGACATGACCTATCTGGAGGAGACGTACTATCACCGTCTCGATCCGGCGACGGGCTTCGGCATCCAGCGCGTCTTTACCGAGGACGGCAGCCTCGACGAGACGATGGCGGTGTCGGACGGCGACGTTGTGCTGGTGCCGAAGGGCCACCATCCCTGCGGCGCGCCCTACGGCTACCAGATGTACTATCTGAACGTGATGGCCGGCCCCTTGCGCAAGTGGCGCTTCAAGAACCATCCCGATCACGACTGGATCGCGCAGCGCGACGCGAAGACGTGA
- a CDS encoding DUF805 domain-containing protein: protein MLENFYSPKGRMGRIDWWICSTFVTVIAFGFLAFVSGYAKRYGPMTLDVSIIIVAAALMISWASFCISSRRLHDIGRSAWWYLLIFIPLIGSAILLLLWAFYPGTPGTNRFGPRRSGGEAYAGSATGSGLTADEIDDLIRRHANGRGGQGGSRTAMAASGLPPQGQPVVVEKRRVPPGGGHPRPTFGRRGLA, encoded by the coding sequence ATGTTGGAGAATTTTTATAGCCCGAAGGGGCGTATGGGGCGGATCGACTGGTGGATCTGCTCCACCTTCGTCACCGTCATCGCCTTCGGTTTTCTCGCGTTCGTATCGGGATATGCCAAACGCTACGGGCCGATGACCCTCGACGTGTCGATCATCATTGTCGCCGCTGCCTTGATGATCTCATGGGCCAGTTTCTGCATCTCCTCACGCCGGCTGCACGACATCGGACGCAGCGCCTGGTGGTATCTGCTGATCTTTATCCCCCTGATCGGCAGCGCGATCCTCTTGCTGCTATGGGCGTTCTATCCCGGAACGCCGGGCACCAATCGCTTCGGGCCGCGACGCTCCGGGGGCGAGGCCTATGCAGGCTCGGCGACAGGATCCGGGCTGACGGCCGACGAGATCGACGACCTGATCCGCCGGCATGCCAATGGCCGGGGCGGCCAGGGCGGCAGCCGGACAGCGATGGCGGCGAGCGGTCTGCCGCCGCAGGGCCAGCCCGTCGTGGTGGAAAAGCGCCGCGTGCCGCCGGGCGGCGGACATCCGCGCCCGACCTTCGGCCGCCGAGGGCTTGCCTGA
- a CDS encoding HupE/UreJ family protein, producing MTRFTSAGFARTAFLAGSLAATLAATATPALAHLNPGEHGSFAAGFSHPLFGADHILAMIAVGLWAWQIGGRAIALVPAAFVGTMLLGFALALGGVALPFVEPAILASVVALGLFVALAVRLPLAGSAAVVAAFALFHGHAHGGEIGAATQLAYGAGFALATALLHAAGIALGYGLGKLASSRGHALTRALGGLTALAGAALLISG from the coding sequence ATGACGAGGTTCACATCCGCCGGGTTCGCCCGCACCGCTTTCCTGGCCGGCTCGCTGGCCGCAACCCTTGCCGCCACGGCGACGCCCGCCCTTGCGCATCTCAATCCCGGCGAGCACGGCTCCTTCGCCGCCGGTTTCAGCCATCCGCTGTTCGGCGCCGACCACATCCTGGCGATGATCGCCGTCGGCCTCTGGGCCTGGCAGATCGGCGGCCGCGCGATCGCCCTGGTGCCGGCCGCCTTCGTCGGCACCATGCTGCTCGGCTTCGCCCTGGCGCTCGGCGGCGTCGCCCTGCCCTTCGTCGAACCGGCGATCCTCGCCTCGGTCGTGGCGCTCGGCCTGTTCGTGGCGCTGGCGGTGCGGCTACCGCTCGCCGGATCGGCCGCCGTCGTCGCCGCCTTCGCCCTGTTCCACGGCCATGCCCATGGCGGCGAGATCGGCGCGGCAACGCAGCTCGCCTACGGCGCCGGCTTCGCGCTCGCAACCGCCCTGCTGCATGCCGCCGGCATCGCGCTCGGCTATGGCCTCGGCAAGCTCGCTTCGTCGCGCGGCCACGCCTTGACCCGCGCGCTCGGCGGTCTGACGGCGCTCGCCGGTGCCGCCCTGCTCATCAGCGGGTGA
- a CDS encoding energy-coupling factor ABC transporter permease gives MHIEPGVVDGAKILLSVATAAASVGLIGKMAIDTIRRDGGFAALVVRSVIATALVFCFFEVLPTKPVGVSEVHVILGSTLYLMLGAGPAGIGLALGLLVQGVFFAPADLPQYGMNLTTLIVPLFAMSLLARRIIPAKTAYKDVSYKQALALSTSYQGGIVAWVGFWALYGGGLGAENLANVGSFGLAYLTVIIVEPLVDLAVLAGAKLFDKARTGLVFQQRLYHAAA, from the coding sequence ATGCATATCGAACCCGGCGTCGTCGACGGCGCCAAGATTCTACTCAGCGTTGCGACCGCCGCCGCGTCTGTCGGCCTGATCGGCAAGATGGCGATCGACACCATTCGCCGCGACGGGGGCTTTGCCGCCCTGGTGGTCCGCTCGGTGATCGCGACCGCGCTGGTCTTCTGCTTCTTCGAAGTGCTTCCGACCAAGCCGGTCGGCGTGTCCGAGGTTCACGTCATTCTCGGCTCGACGCTCTATCTGATGCTCGGTGCCGGTCCGGCCGGCATCGGCCTTGCGCTCGGCCTGCTGGTGCAGGGCGTGTTCTTCGCCCCGGCCGACCTGCCCCAGTACGGCATGAACCTGACGACGCTGATCGTGCCGCTCTTCGCCATGAGCCTCCTGGCACGCCGCATCATTCCGGCAAAGACCGCCTACAAGGACGTCAGCTACAAGCAGGCGCTGGCCCTTTCGACCAGCTACCAGGGCGGCATCGTCGCCTGGGTCGGCTTCTGGGCGCTCTATGGCGGCGGCCTCGGCGCCGAGAACCTCGCCAATGTCGGCAGCTTCGGCCTCGCCTACCTGACGGTGATCATCGTCGAGCCGCTCGTCGATCTGGCCGTGCTCGCCGGCGCCAAGCTGTTCGACAAGGCCCGTACCGGCCTCGTCTTCCAGCAGCGCCTCTACCACGCTGCCGCCTGA